Within Bacillota bacterium, the genomic segment ACATCACTTTCGCTGATCGAGCCAACGCCGCCGTGGATCACCTTGACCTTGACCTCGCCCTGCTGGATGGCGGACAGAGCCTTCTCCAGGGCCTCCACGGACCCCTGAACGTCGGCCTTGACGATGAGGTTGAGTCCCTTCATCTCGCCTTCCTTGATCTGCCGATAGACGTCGTCAAGGGTCAGCCGCCTGGTGGCGTCCTGTTCCTCTTTGCGCTTCTTCTCCTGGCGTCGGGAGGCGATCTCCTTGACCTTGCGTTCGTCGCCGACGACCAGGAAGGTATCACCGGCGGCCGGAACGTCGACGAAACCCTGGACCTCGACGGGCTGCGAGGGGCCGGCCTTCTTGATCCGCTTCCCCTTGTCGTCGACCATCGCCCGGACCTTGCCCCAGGTGGCCCCGCAGGTGAACACATCGCCGACGCGGAGCGTCCCCGATTGGACCAGCAAGGTGGCCACCGGACCGCGGCCCTTGTCCAACCTGGACTCGATGACCGCGCCCCGGGCCGGCCGGTCCGGATTGGCCCGGACGTTCTCCAAGTCGGCCACCAGTAGGACCATCTCGAGCAGGGTGTCCAGCCCATCCTTGGTCCTGGCCGAAACCGGGACCATCACCGTCTTGCCGCCCCAGTCCTCGGCCAGCAGGCCCTGGTCGGCCAGTTGTCGCTTGACCCGTTCCGGTTGGGCCTCGGGCTTGTCGATCTTGTTGATCGCCACCACCAGCGGCACCTCAGCCGCCTTGGCGTGGTTGATGGCCTCGATGGTCTGGGGCATGACTCCGTCGTCGGCGGCCACGACCAGGACGGCCACGTCGGTCACCTGGGCCCCCCTGGCCCGCATCGAAGTGAAGGCCTCATGGCCCGGGGTATCGATGAAGGTTATCTTGCGATCGCCGCGTTCGACGGTGTAAGCCCCGATGTGCTGAGTGATGCCGCCGGCCTCGGTGGCCGTGACGTTGGTCTTGCGGATGGCGTCGAGCAGTGAGGTCTTCCCGTGGTCGACGTGACCCATGACCGTGACCACCGGCGGGCGAGTCTTGAGAAGGGTTTCGTCCTCCTCCTTCTCTTCCTCGATGGCCGCCGCTTCCACCTCGACCTCGGGCTTGACCTCCTCAACCTGGCAGCCCAGTTCCGTGGCGACGATCCGGGCCGTCTCCTGGTCGAGCTCCTGGTTCAGGCTGACCATCATCCCCATGCCCATCAAGGTCCTGATCACGTCGCTGCCTTTGATCGCAAGCTTCCCGGCCAGTTCGGCGACGGTCAGCGGACCTTCCAGGCGGATCGGCTTGTTGGAACGGACGACCGGCTTCTTGGCCTCCGGGGCCTGGCGGCGCTGGGGCATCGAAGCCGGACCGCGGCCCCCATAGCGGGCCGCAGGTCCGCGCGCGGCCGGACCGCGGCCGGTCGGCCGACCAGCAGGCACCGGCTGCCTCGGGCCGCCGGTCGGGCCCGCGGCGGGCGGACGATGACCAGGCTGACCTCCGGGCGGCCCCTGCCGCTCGGGGCGGCGTTGGTCCGGACGGCCGTATTGACCGGCGGGAGCGCCGAACTGGCCTCCCGGACGTTGAGCCGGCCCCATCGGGCGCCCTTGCGGTTGCCCCTGGCGCTGCATCGGAGGCT encodes:
- the infB gene encoding translation initiation factor IF-2, with translation MPQRRQAPEAKKPVVRSNKPIRLEGPLTVAELAGKLAIKGSDVIRTLMGMGMMVSLNQELDQETARIVATELGCQVEEVKPEVEVEAAAIEEEKEEDETLLKTRPPVVTVMGHVDHGKTSLLDAIRKTNVTATEAGGITQHIGAYTVERGDRKITFIDTPGHEAFTSMRARGAQVTDVAVLVVAADDGVMPQTIEAINHAKAAEVPLVVAINKIDKPEAQPERVKRQLADQGLLAEDWGGKTVMVPVSARTKDGLDTLLEMVLLVADLENVRANPDRPARGAVIESRLDKGRGPVATLLVQSGTLRVGDVFTCGATWGKVRAMVDDKGKRIKKAGPSQPVEVQGFVDVPAAGDTFLVVGDERKVKEIASRRQEKKRKEEQDATRRLTLDDVYRQIKEGEMKGLNLIVKADVQGSVEALEKALSAIQQGEVKVKVIHGGVGSISESDVMLASTSGAVIIGFNVRPDPNARRVAEAEKVDIRTYRIIYEAVDDVKAAIVGMLAPEIREVVLGRIEVRQLFKVPKVGVVAGCFVTEGKVTRTAGVRVLREGRVIWEGKIDSLRRFKDDVREVSADYECGIGLENYNDLKEGDVFEAFTTEEIKREVAP